In the genome of Hippoglossus hippoglossus isolate fHipHip1 chromosome 12, fHipHip1.pri, whole genome shotgun sequence, one region contains:
- the LOC117772130 gene encoding mediator of RNA polymerase II transcription subunit 13-like isoform X2 produces the protein MTTSANWVANGASLEDCHSNIFSLAELTGIKWRCYSFRGSGEYGPVISAPAQDDPVLRSFMRCVQANLLCVWRRKIKPDAKELWIFWWGEEPNLSDVIHHELEVAEEGLWECGLSYECRTLLFKAIHNLLERCLMDKGFVRLGRWFFKPHDLEEKTLGNSEHLSCSFSFFLHGESNVCTSVEIAQHQPAYHITEHHIRLVQTSITPVQVILSPYGLSGTLTGQAYKMSDPAVRKLMEDWSYFYPMVLQQKEGGGEKEKEETSQAYGRNSHVAVEVIVGGVRMTYPAAFVLVAQGDLPVEQPPPVPAAQGLSRESNHCSVPLTPPTSPEQPCSADSGFVTSVSSVHTMDSSMGVASVSPKHSGKKLTCQVVHQAWRECYLSQPQHVPNPPSDSTPKKEVPNGVTTWDFNDLGARAPCSCSRVRQQKLNLTNTSSANTQTSANPTQSSGPSLYPPSLPKHKTSEKTEKADKQSKRPAMISFHHRLSVTQDSPLEQDSPGGPQLGGLVALEPSMEPLAVLPTCKYPKTLSRKAAESLLHSPMSPLPPTLSPHPRVQDPEVLDGPVDMSVCPDGMSGLGLISSETAVYTALLRQRESGAAWWRGFRTPRTDKTDCRPPELPADKLEEVKTEAFTEGAPLKRLYTQTFKRFKISEDRVKEHIHTLGLFQQPGVETLREPGEDPYDFKEGDIEYTFSSSKRLKGQGREPSKKAKGEEITSNGVLPDGKDAMSIFNSAPKSDVCDAVDESSQDDAAAKANPSLTREKDLVVNISDLDNIFDEDEEELGHSTKQPLSTEDRPHGKEGRVAVPYPSTVADLQRMFPTPPSLEQHPAFSPITTYRDTPSQEPPAPSGAADHLPILAAMHLNEYRMEMDEGMASPRQEDIKPQIGSSMFAPLSCLPSQTLPPLKIPDQCYYRPSWALMPKMEHFPAVMHPQNNPFIKDGYTNVPSVNTLTDQEYGQMSGNTASVGTTVGILPSPATPRFSVPTPRTPRTPRGMNAASSGHGSVKQDGTELSSPASTPSTSMPLSSVEPQARPGPSLPEAHSLYSILLLSDSVLNVFKDRNFDSCCICACNMNVKGADVGVYIPDSTCEDQYRCMCGFSAIVNRRLAHGTGLFLEDELDIYGRTSEVGRAAERRLALCRRDPTMRDPRAKRPQDAAPASPSVMILLQEQCSQPISSLTALHLPLSCSCHGRKGALLQSWMSEKQWADGSDACVECYNALEQGLQYVDNPTGGKVDPAVVRSTALHSWPHTNVVDMSKLSSQDMVRMLLSLQPFLQDAIQKKRTGRTWENIQHVQGPLTWQQFHKMAGRGSYGSEESPEPLPIPTVLLGYDREREFLALSPLALPFWEKLLLEPYGGQRDVAYLVLCPNSPSLLAAARAFFQELSAVYETCRLGKHRPLAKVSREGLVRVGEDVEPEKLEELDVEQWMTGPWAGQQHNDNLSKLKLYAYACKQQLGPQLSALPLDSSLLLPPKVQPPINNTSSVQPASSGQTQAWAPEGEQAQGPVSSASAPTPTGATSGPTGETTQGGTSDSKGSSSATPPANTPAEPPELTAEQARIGIPTLADSVDSHANPPAVVIYIVDAFLSSSAARGEGGEEEEGDEVEAGSIWLLGLLRCYTEMLQTLPEVMRPALVLQVVPCQYLLQPASGESHLYLQHLRSMAFSCYSQCRRLLPQQTHIKSLTGFGPVSTVNSVLKGPEHPSPLQLYTAPFILGPTRPKQPEQGEIWAEIPPKYNVLYVGYCLSHDQRWILVSCTDQQGELLESCIINIDVPNRARRPKVSARKMGLQKLWEWCIGIIQMTSLPWRIVIGRLGRLGHGELKDWSSLLGEHSLHSIGRQLREACRMCGISATESPSILSACLVAMEPQGSFVIMPDAVTMGSVFGRSTALNLQTSQLNTPQDASCTHILVFPTSATTQLAPSSYPTEDNNDDMFDLPFPDELENDIGHDMMLITGNLHPSPNTSPVPSPGSPSGMGMGSHFNHTRSQGERLLSRDNPPEELKQQPLALGYYVSTAQANGLPHWFWASCPQAESQCPLFLKASLHHHISITQSDELVTDKSKRTPHPLDSKTTSDVLRFVLEQYNALSWLTCTPATQDRQSCLPVHLAVLIQMYNAILNML, from the exons TGGCCGAGGAGGGACTGTGGGAGTGCGGACTGTCCTACGAGTGCAGGACTCTCCTGTTCAAGGCCATTCACAACCTGCTGGAAAG GTGTTTGATGGATAAAGGATTTGTGCGGCTCGGGAGGTGGTTCTTCAAGCCACATGACCTGGAAGAGAAGACTCTGGGCAACAG TGAACACCTATCAtgttccttctccttcttcctccacGGGGAGAGCAACGTGTGCACGAGCGTGGAGATCGCCCAGCACCAGCCCGCGTACCACATCACAGAACACCACATCCGTCTTGTGCAGACCTCCATTACGCCAGTGCAAG TGATCCTGAGTCCGTACGGTCTGAGTGGCACTCTCACCGGTCAGGCCTACAAGATGAGTGACCCGGCCGTACGGAAGCTGATGGAGGACTGGAGCTACTTCTACCCCATGGTGCTCCAGCAGAAAGAGGGAGgcggagagaaggagaaagaggaaacaagTCAGGCCTACGGTCGCAACAGTCACGTGGCTGTGGAGGTCATCGTAG GTGGAGTGAGGATGACCTACCCAGCTGCTTTTGTGCTGGTTGCCCAGGGGGACCTACCGGTGGAGCAGCCTCCACCTGTTCCTGCGGCTCAGGGCCTCAGCAGGGAGTCGAACCACTGCAGCGTGCCGCTCACGCCGCCAACGTCCCCGGAACAGCCCTGCTCCG CGGACAGTGGCTTTGTGACctctgtctccagtgttcacaCAATGGACAGCAGCATGGGGGTCGCTAGCGTCAGCCCAAAGCATTCTGGGAAGAAACTCACGTGTCAGGTGGTGCATCAGGCCTGGAGGGAGTGCTACCTCAGCCAGCCTCAGCATGT ACCGAATCCACCATCTGACTCGACGCCTAAGAAGGAAGTGCCAAATGGAGTTACCACATGGGACTTCAATGATCTGGGAGCGAGAGCgccctgcagctgctccag GGTGAGGCAGCAGAAGCTAAACCTGACCAACACATCCAGTGCCAACACCCAGACCAGTGCCAACCCCACTCAGTCCTCCGGCCCGTCATTataccctccctccctgcccAAACACAAGACAAGTGAGAAGACAGAAAAGGCGGACAAACAGTCCAAGAGGCCAGCCATGATCTCCTTCCACCACCGTCTATCTGTCACGCAGGACTCCCCCCTGGAACAGGACTCACCAGGAGGGCCCCAGCTCGGGGGTCTCGTGGCGCTGGAGCCATCCATGGAGCCTCTGGCCGTGCTGCCGACTTGCAAGTATCCCAAAACGCTCTCCAGGAAAGCTGCAGAGTCCCTCCTCCATTCACCGATGTCTCCGCTACCACCCACGCTCAGCCCGCACCCCCGGGTGCAGGACCCAGAGGTTCTGGACGGGCCTGTGgatatgtctgtgtgtccagACGGAATGTCAGGTCTGGGGCTGATTAGCAGCGAGACAGCTGTGTATACAGCTCTGctgaggcagagggagagtGGAGCTGCCTGGTGGAGAGGCTTCAGGACGCCCAGAACTGATAAGACTGACTGCAGACCCCCCGAACTCCCCGCTGATAAAttagaggaagtgaagacggaGGCATTCACGGAAGGAGCTCCGCTAAAGAG ACTATACACACAGACTTTCAAGAGGTTTAAAATCTCCGAGGACAGGGTGAAGGAACACATCCACACTTTGGGGCTGTTCCAGCAGCCGGGTGTGGAGACACTGCGCGAGCCCGGGGAGGATCCCTACGACTTTAAGGAAGGAGACATCGAGtacactttctcctcttccaaACGGTTAAAGGGCCAAGGACGAGAACCCAGCAAAAAGGCCAAG GGAGAAGAAATCACCAGCAATGGAGTGCTGCCTGATGGGAAAGACGCTATGTCCATTTTTAACTCGGCACCAAAATCAG ATGTTTGTGATGCTGTAGATGAATCGAGTCAGGACGACGCAGCTGCCAAAGCGAATCCTTCTCTGACCAGAGAAAAAGATCTGGTGGTGAACATCTCTGATCTCGACAACATCTTtgatgaagacgaggaagagCTGGGG CACTCAACAAAGCAGCCGCTGTCGACTGAAGATCGCCCTCATGGGAAGGAGGGGAGAGTCGCAGTACCTTATCCATCAA CAGTAGCAGACCTCCAGCGAATGTTTCCCACCCCGCCCTCTTTAGAGCAGCACCCGGCCTTCTCCCCCATCACGACGTATCGTGACACCCCGAGCCAAGAGCCACCCGCACCCAGCGGAGCAGCCGACCACCTGCCCATTTTAGCCGCCATGCACCTCAATGAGTACAGGATGGAGATGGATGAGGGCATGGCCAGCCCCAGGCAGGAGGATATCAAG CCACAAATaggctcctccatgtttgctCCACTGTCCTGCCTACCCAGCCAGACTCTACCACCACTCAAGATTCCTGACCAGTGTTACTACCGTCCATCCTGGGCCCTCATGCCCAAAATGGAGCATTTCCCTGCAGTCATGCATCCCCAGAATAACCCTTTCATCAAGGATGGATACAC AAACGTCCCCAGCGTCAACACCCTCACAGACCAGGAGTATGGCCAGATGAGCGGCAACACTGCTTCTGTGGGCACCACCGTTGGCATCCTCCCATCTCCTGCCACTCCCCGCTTCTCCGTGCCCACGCCACGCACCCCTCGCACGCCGCGGGGTATGAACGCTGCGAGCTCTGGGCACGGCTCGGTGAAGCAGGACGGTACCGAGCTTAGCTCACCtgcctccaccccctccaccagCATGCCTCTCAGCTCTGTCGAGCCCCAAGCCCGGCCAGGACCCTCCCTGCCTGAGGCCCACAGCCTGTACTCTATCTTGCTCCTGTCAGACTCCGTCCTCAATGTCTTCAAGGATCGCAACTTTGACAGCTGCTGTATCTGTGCCTGCAATATGAATGTCAAAGGAGCAGATGTGGGGGTGTACATCCCCGATTCCACCTGCGAAGATCAGTACCGTTGTATGTGTGGCTTCAGTGCCATCGTGAACAGGCGGCTGGCCCACGGCACGGGCCTCTTCCTGGAGGACGAGCTGGATATTTACGGTCGGACTTCTGAGGTGGGCCGGGCAGCCGAGAGGAGGCTGGCTCTTTGCCGGCGGGACCCAACGATGAGAGACCCCAGGGCCAAGCGGCCTCAGGACGCGGCGCCGGCATCGCCATCGGTCATGATTCTTCTGCAGGAGCAGTGCTCCCAGCCCATCTCCTCCCTGACAGCACTGCACCTCCCTCTCAGCTGTTCCTGTCACGGCCGCAAGGGGGCACTGCTGCAAAGCTGGATGTCTGAGAAGCAGTGGGCAGACGGGAGTGATGCCTGCGTGGAGTGTTACAATGCCTTGGAACAGGGGCTGCAGTACGTGGATAACCCCACAGGAGGGAAAGTAGATCCAGCTGTTGTCAGAAGTACAGCTCTTCACTCCTGGCCACACACTAATG TGGTGGACATGAGCAAGTTGTCGTCCCAGGATATGGTTCGTATGCTGCTGTCCCTGCAGCCTTTCCTGCAGGACGCCATCCAGAAGAAGAGAACAGGACGGACCTGGGAAAACATCCAACACGTTCAAGGCCCGCTCACCTGGCAGCAGTTCCATAAGATGGCTGGGAGAGGTTCCTATG GTTCTGAAGAGTCCCCGGAGCCCTTACCCATCCCTACGGTGTTACTGGGCTACGACCGAGAGAGGGAGTTCTTAGCGTTGTCCCCTTTAGCATTACCATTCTGGGAGAAGTTGCTACTGGAGCCGTACGGTGGGCAGCGGGACGTGGCCTATCTGGTGCTGTGCCCCAACAGCCCCTCTCTGCTGGCCGCGGCCCGGGCCTTCTTCCAGGAGCTCAGCGCTGTTTACGAG ACCTGCCGCCTTGGGAAGCACCGTCCTCTGGCCAAGGTTTCCAGGGAGGGTCTTGTGCGTGTGGGGGAGGACGTGGAGCCGGAAAAGCTGGAGGAGCTCGATGTGGAGCAGTGGATGACTGGACCCTGGGCTGGACAGCAGCACAATGACAACCTCAGCAAACTTAAACTCTATGCTTACGCCTGCAAGCAGCAGCTAG GTCCCCAGCTCTCAGCTCTGCCTCTGGACAGcagtctcctgctgcctccCAAAGTCCAGCCTCCCATAAACAACACGTCCTCAGTCCAGCCTGCCTCGTCTGGCCAGACTCAAGCCTGGGCTCCTGAAGGAGAGCAAGCTCAAGGTCCTGTCAGCTCAGCAAGCGCTCCGACCCCAACTGGAGCGACCTCAGGCCCGACAGGGGAGACGACTCAAGGAGGAACCAGCGACTCGAAGGGGTCATCTAGCGCCACGCCACCAGCTAACACACCAGCAGAACCCCCTGAGCT AACCGCAGAGCAGGCTCGAATCGGCATCCCCACCCTGGCCGACTCAGTGGACAGCCACGCCAACCCACCAGCTGTTGTCATTTACATAGTGGATGCTTTTCTCAGCTCAAGTGCAGCGAGAGGTGAaggcggagaggaagaggagggcgaCGAGGTAGAGGCCGGTAGCATTTGGCTACTTGGGCTCCTTCGCTGTTACACAGAGATGCTCCAGACTTTGCCTGAGGTGATGAGACCTGCACTGGTGCTACAG GTGGTGCCATGCCAGTAtcttctgcagccagccagtgGGGAGAGTCACCTGTACCTGCAGCACCTGCGCTCCATGGCCTTCTCTTGTTACTCCCAGTGCAGACGTCTGCTGCCccagcaaacacacatcaaGTCCCTGACTGGCTTTGGACCAGTGTCCACTGTCAACTCTGTGCTTAAAGGTCCAGAG catcCGAGCCCGCTGCAGCTCTACACGGCCCCGTTCATCCTCGGTCCGACTCGTCCCAAGCAGCCAGAACAAGGAGAGATATGGGCAGAGATCCCTCCCAAATACAACGTCCTCTATGTAGGATACTGCCTATCACATGACCAGCGCTGGATCCTGGTATCCTGcactgaccagcagggggagctCCTGGAGTCCTGTATCATCAACATTGACGTGCCCAATAG AGCGCGACGTCCGAAGGTTTCAGCGAGGAAGATGGGACTGCAGAAGCTGTGGGAGTGGTGTATTGGCATCATCCAGATGACCTCACTGCCGTGGAGGATTGTGATTGGTCGATTAGGCAGACTCGGGCACGGGGAGCTAAAAG ACTGGAGCTCGCTGCTCGGGGAACACTCCCTCCATTCAATAGGGCGCCAGCTGAGGGAGGCTTGTCGCATGTGTGGGATCTCAGCTACCGAATCTCCCAGCATTCTCAGCGCCTGCCTGGTAGCCATGGAGCCACAGGGCTCCTTTGTCATCATGCCTG atGCAGTGACCATGGGCTCAGTGTTTGGACGCAGCACAGCTCTGAACCTGCAGACGTCGCAGCTGAACACACCTCAGGATGCTTCCTGTACTCACATCCTCGTCTTCCCTACTTCTGCCACCACCCAGCTGGCACCCAGCTCCTACCCTACAGAGGACAATAATG ATGACATGTTTGATCTGCCTTTCCCCGACGAGCTGGAGAACGACATCGGCCACGACATGATGCTGATCACGGGGAACCTCCACCCTTCCCCCAACACCTCCCCCGTGCCCTCGCCCGGTTCTCCGTCCGGGATGGGAATGGGATCCCACTTCAATCACACCAGG agccAGGGAGAGCGCCTGCTGTCCAGGGACAATCCACCGgaggagctgaagcagcagccaCTGGCTCTGGGTTACTACGTCTCCACTGCACAAGCAAACGGACTCCCTCACTGGTTCTGGGCCTCCTGCCCTCAGGCTGAGAGTCAGTGTCCG